A part of Fusarium oxysporum Fo47 chromosome III, complete sequence genomic DNA contains:
- a CDS encoding polysaccharide biosynthesis-domain-containing protein — MAPSLLLLPSPPRPPSTSTLSAAYRSPLTSVLTKLKQSPTPQTLIVGLALPLLGGSSPNSKTIAWTNAQYLLAGLYTLTSVICAKENIPVDVGAGKGSVDVRIVLIDHERGRRYEPDFDGGFEANCTAVLDLAAFATKVRPWEAVYHPSCEEGYELLSSFLKLADKRQTFTQSQLVAVEGGISLTEESALSPKEQQKGFNTVCLGGTFDHLHPGHKLLLHASVLLLNIPPKDSDKTCTLVVGISSDELLVKKKYAEELQSWDERSQTVLSFLSTLLDYDTTSTSPPIERTPDEAIATLRDGRVKVRCIILRDPFGPPIHEEDADAIVVSAETRSGGKAINDRRVEKGWKPLEVFEIDVLDADEVGDGEVSKTNDFATKISSTAIRQQRAEAKRRILRLQPFYITCNAFGDTFFCSTTATTFTMDPLDNMAGAPVPKNFDAENAQNNEDIEKQFAVKVVQHMQTYWSILERVKGSSLRLTKIDDEIMEHLKTDFPEFDPAAKVDEDEMKSKAGKERWRKFMMAYEKKVDDYNFGTMVRDRPDVEYEEDTTIFVPRMQFYALEIARRNRAGLNDWIYEQAQAQKNKSK, encoded by the exons ATGGCGCCATCACTTCTCCTCTTACCTTCTCCTCCCCGCCCTCCATCCACATCTACTCTCTCAGCTGCCTATCGCTCACCATTAACATCTGTCCTCACCAAACTCAAACAATCACCCACTCCTCAAACCCTCATAGTCGGCCTCGCACTTCCTCTTCTCGGCGGCTCATCTCCCAACTCAAAGACAATCGCTTGGACAAACGCTCAATACCTGCTCGCAGGTCTTTACACTCTTACATCAGTCATCTGCGCCAAGGAGAACATTCCTGTTGACGTCGGCGCTGGAAAGGGAAGTGTGGATGTGCGCATTGTTCTCATCGACCATGAGAGGGGAAGACGCTACGAACCAGATTTCGATGGCGGGTTTGAGGCGAATTGTACGGCTGTATTGGACTTAGCTGCGTTTGCGACAAAGGTTCGACCATGGGAGGCTGTTTACCATCCAAGTTGTGAAGAAGGTTACGAGTTGCTCTCTTCGTTTCTCAAGCTTGCAGATAAGAGGCAAACGTTTACTCAAAGTCAACTCGTGGCTGTTGAAGGTGGAATCAGTTTGACAGAAGAATCAGCTTTGTCGCCAAAAGAACAGCAGAAGGGCTTCAACACTGTTTGTCTAGGAGGAACGTTCGACCATCTTCACCCGGGTCACAAATTATTGCTTCATGCAAGcgttctcctcctcaacatccctCCAAAAGACTCTGACAAGACATGCACTCTCGTTGTGGGTATATCGAGCGACGAGCTtctcgtcaagaagaaatacgctgaagagcttcaaTCATGGGATGAGCGCTCTCAGACTGTTCTCTCATTCCTCTCCACGCTTCTTGACTACGACACAACATCTACATCACCGCCAATAGAACGAACTCCTGACGAAGCAATTGCCACTCTACGCGACGGAAGAGTCAAGGTGCGATGTATTATACTTCGCGATCCGTTTGGCCCACCAATCCACGAGGAGGATGCCGATGCGATAGTTGTTTCTGCAGAGACACGTAGTGGGGGCAAAGCAATCAATGATCGTAGGGTCGAGAAAGGATGGAAACCACTCGAAGTTTTCGAGATTGATGTTCTGGATGCTGAtgaggttggtgatggcgaagTGAGCAAAACGAATGATTTTGCGACAAAGATTAGTAGCACTGCGATTAGACAACAGAGAGCTGAGGCGAAGAGACG AATATTGCGTTTGCAACCATTTTATATCACTTGTAATGCTTTTGGCGATACCTTTTTTTG CTCGACAACCGCCACA ACATTCACCATGGATCCCCTCGACAACATGGCGGGCGCCCCCGTGCCCAAGAACTTTGATGCCGAGAACGCCCAGAACAACGAAGAC ATCGAGAAGCAATTCGCCGTCAAAGTCGTCCAGCACATGCAGACCTACTGGTCCATCCTCGAGCGCGTCAAGGGCTCATCCCTCCGCCTGACCAAGATCGACGACGAGATCATGGAGCACCTCAAGACCGACTTCCCCGAGTTTGACCCCGCCGCCAAGGtcgacgaggacgagatgAAGAGCAAGGCCGGCAAGGAGCGCTGGCGAAAGTTCATGATGGCGtacgagaagaaggtggaCGATTATAACTTTGGTACCATGGTGCGCGATAGACCCGACGTTGAGTATGAGGAGGATACCACGATTTTTGTGCCTCGTATGCAGTTTTATGCTCTTGAGATTGCACG TAGAAACCGTGCTGGTCTGAATGACTGGATCTATGagcaggctcaggctcagaaGAACAAGTCCAAGTAA